A single Gadus macrocephalus chromosome 22, ASM3116895v1 DNA region contains:
- the hivep3a gene encoding transcription factor HIVEP3 isoform X1 has protein sequence MEGSHSGLTTGELPGGQGHPSHPESPLGYSQPKSPSPRRPRQQQAPPPQKPNVAPRPTKQPRRTHPQRKRLKHQLRSVESDAMTEGSHAEEATTTTTKTKTKTTTTTAATAVAAAETTTATKITSKVTRVPGPSSGVPVCSATGSVPADQETPEGAPKLKRERKPPRPGKYVCSYCGRACAKPSVLQKHIRSHTGERPYPCAPCGFSFKTKSNLYKHRKSHTHRVKAGLAFPEPRSLEEQGTESEEEAKQCPSSAAGMERQSSTASTKGHESDGTKDSSGGMDDSFAVKKRLAMRLSRGKRGPLDSSEDRLSSSLLGSRGSTESGYFSRSESTEQTQDSPPNTSAKSYAEIILGKYGRLGHLQRMSRQQNQQLSGEEEKNIPFTVPKKQVIDHITKLITINEAVVDTSKIDSVKPRRFSLSRKASSESQKSVNIKEPIMDLPKSEGPSYKNSGSITMGVPCERFQHQSQKVDPLAPHTTPAPLLRSQSMPFTTSSLDASGKSPPRFRQSQSFEQRTPSQLQTSRRFGTLRRQPAVEIPLGAELPKEDHCSFHTFHPENLKTTVPDHTPPRLQPYKSEACGTECKTWEGYKPHKQGVGSAQNYGNVSVSFANQKDHPKVIIHSVRPGAQAMRKRRKEESLESDDPSSPVACPSPSHAISAPPQCRKESAGAHEDTQRPKPHTLSVIQHTSSFEKQDTSCAENTRKEPPSTSPTRQDHLTALQKPPHKQHPTDPTPRNLVHPQNVRVPKILVTEDSNMDTQSSFRTTPASKQPEKQEEFQWPQRSPTLAQLPIEKLPPKKKRLRLAELAQSSGESSFDSGSLPPRSPSQDSSASYASSRSASFEESGRLDLEVSSSATPLRRSRASHTLTVPGVHPHREMRRSASEQAPHDAQQGALMYENRSKSFDYSCLSPERSAVGWRERRKCLLLKHSAVRDPEEEVEEKGAGGDVTTPSARLLSALVSGTASSSDGTSGAADRGALEVASPLSDDRVSGTPARELFSQWKLSQNIQLTGRGDRTPFDGPAGEGSSSVQTGHPPGLPPRCIQHYPGTQGLSGAARAHYLPMSTGLKLEIPSHTNREYYRVQASPLPTPIPSPPNITINPELLRPLQSPSVAVRLQADTFLPACAIYTTQSQSVPPGSPLRPTSIVPYIASASTSTPRGRGSAGPEASDWSEDLLRPPGTGGSKRMLSPSNSIEFSPESQQQQKRVKEEQQQEEEEERGVRDKALVDAGGRSEEGDNRQRPGARSTARPIGASCLSLESGTSNSWCYLNYMKPNPFALDESRPSVYSTWSTGSYNPNPPGMSSRTALSLLQCKQSLGPTIYTTCPMGLSSVEPIRAEDHQRPVATEVSSSLSCDREHASSTREEALSAEDRRSNKGDEEEREEEEGPNQAAKYRHPPQPWTCGEGSRQQSGLVYDRGGQGNLTQHTKVPGKTHYNEAPPPHHTDEGVFDGASFDHVDEEPPAEFPPAPPQEQSGTSDINNNNEEDDPHEDAGVKGRRRAPPASPTNQNAGEPGGGAGGSPPRTPSAGSRRALFARRQLSLRTPPPPETPPPRTSSPSPDRHPATVAPATGALARTRSPPGLPRPHSPPPVPAPAPAVSPSSSPGLQIHPSPVGGALPCGVHSLSSAPKAGSSAPTAPPPRLGAAAGIGTNTQKATRAPFQNPVLPLAAPPRPPVPQAARTLRPDPLPPPPRSPPGLLSHLPLHSQQPAAGAPPGLTIAIGGIHMIQPRRAPPYRPACGPGAGGPSPLRGRLEQEEEEEQEEEAGPSPSHGDGRGACEGGRGQGGRKPPGAVA, from the exons ATGGAGGGCTCGCATAGTGGCCTGACGACTGGGGAGCTGCCCGGAGGTCAGGGACATCCGTCTCATCCCGAGTCTCCTCTGGGATACTCCCAGCCAAAGTCCCCGTCCCCGCGGCGGCCCCGGCAGCaacaggctccgccccctcagAAGCCCAATGTCGCCCCCCGCCCGACAAAACAGCCACGGAGAACGCATCCTCAGCGCAAGCGTCTCAAACACCAGCTGCGGAGTGTCGAGTCGGACGCCATGACGGAAGGTAGCCATGCCGAAGaggcgacgacgacgacgacaaagacaaagacaaagacaacgacaacaacagcagcaacagcggTAGCGGCAgcagaaacaacaacagcaactaaAATAACATCAAAGGTGACCAGGGTTCCCGGTCCGTCATCGGGAGTCCCAGTGTGCTCTGCCACCGGTTCCGTCCCGGCTGACCAGGAGACACCGGAGGGAGCGCCAAAACTCAAACGGGAGCGCAAGCCTCCGAGGCCCGGCAAGTACGTCTGCAGCTACTGCGGACGGGCGTGCGCCAAGCCCAGCGTCCTGCAGAAGCACATCCGCTCCCACACCGGGGAGCGGCCGTACCCCTGCGCCCCCTGCGGCTTCTCCTTCAAGACCAAGAGCAACCTGTACAAGCACCGCAAGTCCCACACACACCGGGTAAAGGCCGGCCTGGCCTTCCCCGAGCCACGGTctctggaggagcaggggacgGAGTCGGAGGAAGAGGCCAAGCAGTGTCCCTCATCCGCCGCCGGTATGGAACGCCAGAGCAGCACAGCCTCCACCAAGGGCCACGAAAGCGACGGGACTAAAGATTCGTCCGGAGGGATGGACGACTCTTTTGCGGTGAAGAAGAGACTGGCCATGCGTCTCAGCAGGGGGAAACGCGGCCCCCTGGACTCGTCTGAGGACCGGTTGTCGTCCTCCCTCTTGGGGAGCAGAGGCAGTACAGAGTCGGGCTACTTCTCCCGCTCTGAGAGCACGGAGCAGACCCAGGACAGCCCCCCAAACACAAGTGCCAAAAGCTACGCCGAAATCATCCTGGGTAAATACGGACGTCTGGGACACCTGCAGAGGATGTCTCGTCAGCAAAACCAGCAGCTGTCAGGTGAAGAGGAGAAAAACATCCCGTTTACAGTGCCCAAGAAGCAAGTCATTGACCACATCACCAAGCTCATTACCATCAACGAAGCTGTGGTGGACACTAGTAAGATTGACAGTGTGAAACCCAGGAGATTCTCCCTCTCCAGAAAGGCCAGCTCAGAGTCCCAAAAAAGTGTAAATATTAAAGAGCCTATCATGGATCTCCCTAAGAGTGAGGGACCTAGCTATAAAAATAGTGGCTCCATTACTATGGGTGTTCCATGTGAAAGATTTCAGCATCAGTCTCAAAAAGTAGACCCACTGGCTCCTCATACAACACCAGCTCCTCTGTTACGGAGTCAGTCCATGCCATTCACCACGAGTTCTTTAGATGCCTCAGGCAAAAGCCCCCCAAGGTTTCGCCAAAGTCAATCCTTTGAACAACGGACGCCTTCTCAGCTCCAAACGTCCCGTCGCTTTGGGACGCTACGACGGCAGCCGGCTGTTGAAATACCACTTGGTGCTGAACTTCCAAAAGAGGACCATTGCAGTTTTCACACATTTCACCCAGAAAACTTGAAAACCACGGTGCCTGACCACACGCCGCCGCGACTGCAACCCTACAAGTCTGAGGCATGTGGCACTGAGTGCAAAACCTGGGAAGGTTACAAACCCCACAAGCAAGGTGTTGGTTCAGCACAAAACTATGGAAACGTCAGCGTGTCGTTCGCTAACCAAAAGGACCACCCCAAGGTCATCATCCACTCGGTTCGACCGGGTGCGCAGGCCATGCGTAAAAGGCGCAAAGAAGAAAGCCTGGAATCCGACGACCCTTCCTCCCCGGTCGcgtgtccctccccctcccatgcGATCTCAGCACCTCCTCAATGCAGAAAGGAAAGCGCCGGTGCTCATGAAGACACCCAGAGACCCAAACCGCACACCCTCTCGGTGATCCAACACACGAGTTCATTTGAAAAACAGGACACGTCGTGCGCCGAGAACACACGCAAAGAACCGCCAAGCACGTCCCCGACACGTCAGGACCATCTCACGGCGCTTCAGAAGCCCCCCCACAAGCAACACCCGACCGACCCGACGCCCCGAAACCTAGTCCACCCACAAAACGTCCGGGTTCCTAAAATACTGGTGACGGAAGATTCGAACATGGACACCCAGTCGTCTTTCAGGACCACGCCTGCGTCGAAGCAGCCCGAGAAACAGGAGGAGTTCCAGTGGCCTCAGAGAAGCCCCACCCTGGCCCAGCTCCCCATCGAGAAGCTCCCGCCCAAGAAGAAGCGCTTACGCCTGGCGGAACTCGCCCAGTCCTCGGGGGAGTCCAGCTTCGACTCCGGCTCTCTCCCGCCACGTAGCCCCAGCCAGGACAGCAGCGCGTCCTACGCCTCCAGCCGCTCGGCGTCCTTCGAGGAGTCGGGCCGCCTCGACCTGGAGGTGAGCTCCTCTGCCACGCCACTGAGGAGGTCCAGAGCCTCCCACACGCTGACCGTCCCCGGGGTGCACCCGCACCGGGAGATGAGGCGGTCGGCCTCGGAGCAGGCCCCCCACGACGCCCAGCAGGGCGCCCTGATGTACGAGAACCGCAGCAAGTCCTTCGACTACAGCTGCCTCTCCCCCGAGCGCTCGGCCGTgggctggagggagaggaggaagtgcCTCCTCCTGAAACACAGCGCCGTCAGAGatccggaggaggaggtggaggagaagggcgCCGGTGGTGATGTGACAACGCCGTCCGCCCGTCTGCTCTCAGCGCTCGTCAGTGGCACCGCATCGTCATCCGACGGGACCTCGGGGGCTGCGGATCGCGGCGCCTTAGAGGTCGCGTCTCCTTTATCAGACGACAGGGTGTCGGGTACACCGGCCCGAGAGCTCTTCTCTCAGTGGAAACTCAGCCAGAATATTCAGCTGACAGGCAGGGGTGATCGCACTCCGTTTGACGGCCCCGCCGGTGAGGGGAGCTCCTCCGTCCAGACGGGACATCCCCCGGGCCTCCCCCCTCGATGCATCCAGCACTACCCGGGAACACAGGGTCTCTCCGGGGCAGCGCGGGCTCACTACCTCCCCATGTCCACGGGGCTGAAGCTCGAGATCCCCTCGCACACCAACAGGGAGTACTACAGGGTCCAAGCAAGCCCCCTTCCGACTCCCATCCCTTCTCCCCCAAACATAACCATAAACCCCGAATTGTTAAGACCCCTCCAATCCCCGTCGGTGGCGGTGCGTCTTCAAGCGGACACCTTCCTCCCGGCGTGCGCCATCTACACCACCCAGTCTCAGTCCGTCCCCCCGGGGTCCCCCCTCCGGCCCACCAGCATCGTCCCGTACATCGCCAGCGCCTCGACCTCGACGCCCCGTGGCCGCGGCAGCGCGGGTCCAGAGGCTTCGGATTGGTCCGAGGACCTGCTGAGGCCGCCGGGCACGGGCGGCAGCAAGCGGATGCTGTCGCCTTCGAACAGCATCGAGTTCAGCCCAgagtcccagcagcagcagaaacgggtgaaggaggagcagcagcaggaggaggaggaggagaggggcgtCAGGGACAAGGCGTTGGTCGACGCGGGAGGTCGAAGCGAGGAGGGCGACAACCGGCAGCGTCCCGGGGCGCGTTCAACCGCCAGACCGATCGGCGCGTCCTGCCTGAGTCTGGAGTCCGGCACCAGCAACAGCTGGTGCTACCTCAACTACATGAAGCCCAACCCGTTTGCGCTGGACGAGAGCAGGCCCTCTGTGTACTCCACCTGGTCCACCGGCAGCtacaaccccaacccccccgggATGTCCAGCAGGACGGCTCTGTCGCTGCTGCAGTGCAAGCAGAGCCTGGGCCCCACCATCTACACCACCTGCCCAATGGGCCTCAGCAGCGTGGAGCCCATCCGGGCGGAGGATCACCAGAGGCCCGTCGCCACGGAG GTCAGCAGCAGCTTGTCATGCGACAGAGAGCACGCCAGCAGCACCAGGGAGGAGGCCTTGTCAGCAGAAGACAGACGCTCAAATaaaggagatgaagaggagagggaggaggaggagggaccaaACCAGGCCGCTAAATATAGACACCCACCCCAGCCATGGACCTGTGGAGAAGG ATCCAGGCAGCAGTCTGGCCTAGTGTACGATCGCGGTGGACAGG GAAACCTGACGCAACACACGAAGGTTCCCGGGAAGACGCATTACAACGaggccccacccccacaccacaCGGATGAAG GCGTCTTTGACGGCGCGTCCTTTGACCACGTCGATGAGGAGCCCCCGGCAGAgttccccccggcccccccacagGAGCAGAGCGGCACGTccgacatcaacaacaacaacgaggaGGACGACCCCCACGAGGACGCAGGGGTCAAAGGCCGCCGCAGGGCTCCGCCGGCCTCTCCCACCAATCAGAACGCGGGAGAGCCCGGAGGCGGGGCCGGCGGGTCGCCCCCACGGACCCCCTCGGCCGGCTCCAGGCGGGCCCTGTTCGCCCGTCGGCAGCTCTCCCTGAGGACCCCCCCGCCGCCCGAGACCCCCCCGCCGCGGACCTCCAGCCCGTCTCCTGACCGCCACCCGGCGACGGTGGCCCCGGCGACAGGGGCCCTGGCTCGCACCCGGTCACCGCCCGGTCTCCCCCGTCCCCATTccccgccccccgtccccgcccccgcccccgccgtctcccccagctcctcccccgGCCTTCAGATCCACCCGTCCCCGGTCGGGGGGGCTTTGCCCTGCGGCGTTCACAGCCTGAGTTCTGCTCCCAAGGCGGGTAGCTCGGCTCCGACCGCCCCCCCACCGCGACTGGGAGCCGCCGCGGGGATTGGAACCAACACACAG AAGGCGACGCGGGCTCCGTTCCAGAACCCCGTCCTCCCACTGGCcgctcccccccgtccccccgtcccccaggcCGCCCGGACCCTCCGCCCGGAcccgctgcccccccctccgCGCTCGCCCCCGGGGCTCCTGAGCCACCTGCCCCTCCACTCCCAGCAGCCGGCCGCCGGGGCCCCCCCCGGCCTGACCATCGCCATCGGGGGGATCCACATGATCCAGCCTCGACGGGCCCCTCCGTACCGCCCCGCGTGCGGCCCCGGCGCCGGGGGCCCGTCCCCGCTGAGAGGGcggctggagcaggaggaggaggaggagcaagaagAGGAGGCGGGCCCGAGCCCCTCGCACGGCGACGGGCGAGGGGCGTGCGAGGGGGGCCGGGGCCAGGGAGGAAGGAAACCGCCGGGGGCCGTGGCGTGA
- the edn2 gene encoding endothelin-2, with protein sequence MTRVMTSSVCRDVLALVLFFVLMQDGLGLPLSEPSQSPTQSAPPPPPRVRTKRCSCNSWLDKECIYFCHLDIIWINTPSKMVPYGLGSHLSRRRRRSASRCECAQGRADTTCSSFCHHSSEKPQAVKAPTKTNKNSSKGSLLSSLRSVVHHNAAIAQKSRPVGRGPSKAKHWGA encoded by the exons ATGACCCGAGTGATGACTTCGTCTGTCTGCAGGGATGTGCTGGCCCTGGTGCTGTTCTTCGTCCTCATGCAAGACG GTCTCGGACTCCCCTTATCAGAGCCTTCGCAGTCACCGACCCAGAGcgcgcccccgccgcccccccgcgtCAGGACAAAGCGCTGCTCGTGCAACAGTTGGCTGGACAAAGAGTGCATCTACTTCTGCCACCTGGACATTATCTGGATCAACACCCCGAG TAAAATGGTGCCGTACGGCCTTGGCAGTCACCtgtcccgccgccgccgccgctcggCCTCACGCTGTGAGTGTGCCCAAGGACGGGCCGACACGACCTGCTCCAGCTTCTGCCACCACAG CTCAGAGAAGCCTCAGGCTGTCAAGGCACCAACGAAAACCAACAAGAACAGCAGCAAAGGCTCACTGCTGTCTTCGTTAAG ATCTGTAGTCCACCACAACGCTGCCATTGCCCAGAAGTCAAGGCCTGTGGGCAGAGGCCCGTCGAAGGCCAAACACTGGGGAGCATGA
- the hivep3a gene encoding transcription factor HIVEP3 isoform X2, which translates to MEGSHSGLTTGELPGGQGHPSHPESPLGYSQPKSPSPRRPRQQQAPPPQKPNVAPRPTKQPRRTHPQRKRLKHQLRSVESDAMTEGSHAEEATTTTTKTKTKTTTTTAATAVAAAETTTATKITSKVTRVPGPSSGVPVCSATGSVPADQETPEGAPKLKRERKPPRPGKYVCSYCGRACAKPSVLQKHIRSHTGERPYPCAPCGFSFKTKSNLYKHRKSHTHRVKAGLAFPEPRSLEEQGTESEEEAKQCPSSAAGMERQSSTASTKGHESDGTKDSSGGMDDSFAVKKRLAMRLSRGKRGPLDSSEDRLSSSLLGSRGSTESGYFSRSESTEQTQDSPPNTSAKSYAEIILGKYGRLGHLQRMSRQQNQQLSGEEEKNIPFTVPKKQVIDHITKLITINEAVVDTSKIDSVKPRRFSLSRKASSESQKSVNIKEPIMDLPKSEGPSYKNSGSITMGVPCERFQHQSQKVDPLAPHTTPAPLLRSQSMPFTTSSLDASGKSPPRFRQSQSFEQRTPSQLQTSRRFGTLRRQPAVEIPLGAELPKEDHCSFHTFHPENLKTTVPDHTPPRLQPYKSEACGTECKTWEGYKPHKQGVGSAQNYGNVSVSFANQKDHPKVIIHSVRPGAQAMRKRRKEESLESDDPSSPVACPSPSHAISAPPQCRKESAGAHEDTQRPKPHTLSVIQHTSSFEKQDTSCAENTRKEPPSTSPTRQDHLTALQKPPHKQHPTDPTPRNLVHPQNVRVPKILVTEDSNMDTQSSFRTTPASKQPEKQEEFQWPQRSPTLAQLPIEKLPPKKKRLRLAELAQSSGESSFDSGSLPPRSPSQDSSASYASSRSASFEESGRLDLEVSSSATPLRRSRASHTLTVPGVHPHREMRRSASEQAPHDAQQGALMYENRSKSFDYSCLSPERSAVGWRERRKCLLLKHSAVRDPEEEVEEKGAGGDVTTPSARLLSALVSGTASSSDGTSGAADRGALEVASPLSDDRVSGTPARELFSQWKLSQNIQLTGRGDRTPFDGPAGEGSSSVQTGHPPGLPPRCIQHYPGTQGLSGAARAHYLPMSTGLKLEIPSHTNREYYRVQASPLPTPIPSPPNITINPELLRPLQSPSVAVRLQADTFLPACAIYTTQSQSVPPGSPLRPTSIVPYIASASTSTPRGRGSAGPEASDWSEDLLRPPGTGGSKRMLSPSNSIEFSPESQQQQKRVKEEQQQEEEEERGVRDKALVDAGGRSEEGDNRQRPGARSTARPIGASCLSLESGTSNSWCYLNYMKPNPFALDESRPSVYSTWSTGSYNPNPPGMSSRTALSLLQCKQSLGPTIYTTCPMGLSSVEPIRAEDHQRPVATEVSSSLSCDREHASSTREEALSAEDRRSNKGDEEEREEEEGPNQAAKYRHPPQPWTCGEGSRQQSGLVYDRGGQGNLTQHTKVPGKTHYNEAPPPHHTDEGVFDGASFDHVDEEPPAEFPPAPPQEQSGTSDINNNNEEDDPHEDAGVKGRRRAPPASPTNQNAGEPGGGAGGSPPRTPSAGSRRALFARRQLSLRTPPPPETPPPRTSSPSPDRHPATVAPATGALARTRSPPGLPRPHSPPPVPAPAPAVSPSSSPGLQIHPSPVGGALPCGVHSLSSAPKAGSSAPTAPPPRLGAAAGIGTNTQAARTLRPDPLPPPPRSPPGLLSHLPLHSQQPAAGAPPGLTIAIGGIHMIQPRRAPPYRPACGPGAGGPSPLRGRLEQEEEEEQEEEAGPSPSHGDGRGACEGGRGQGGRKPPGAVA; encoded by the exons ATGGAGGGCTCGCATAGTGGCCTGACGACTGGGGAGCTGCCCGGAGGTCAGGGACATCCGTCTCATCCCGAGTCTCCTCTGGGATACTCCCAGCCAAAGTCCCCGTCCCCGCGGCGGCCCCGGCAGCaacaggctccgccccctcagAAGCCCAATGTCGCCCCCCGCCCGACAAAACAGCCACGGAGAACGCATCCTCAGCGCAAGCGTCTCAAACACCAGCTGCGGAGTGTCGAGTCGGACGCCATGACGGAAGGTAGCCATGCCGAAGaggcgacgacgacgacgacaaagacaaagacaaagacaacgacaacaacagcagcaacagcggTAGCGGCAgcagaaacaacaacagcaactaaAATAACATCAAAGGTGACCAGGGTTCCCGGTCCGTCATCGGGAGTCCCAGTGTGCTCTGCCACCGGTTCCGTCCCGGCTGACCAGGAGACACCGGAGGGAGCGCCAAAACTCAAACGGGAGCGCAAGCCTCCGAGGCCCGGCAAGTACGTCTGCAGCTACTGCGGACGGGCGTGCGCCAAGCCCAGCGTCCTGCAGAAGCACATCCGCTCCCACACCGGGGAGCGGCCGTACCCCTGCGCCCCCTGCGGCTTCTCCTTCAAGACCAAGAGCAACCTGTACAAGCACCGCAAGTCCCACACACACCGGGTAAAGGCCGGCCTGGCCTTCCCCGAGCCACGGTctctggaggagcaggggacgGAGTCGGAGGAAGAGGCCAAGCAGTGTCCCTCATCCGCCGCCGGTATGGAACGCCAGAGCAGCACAGCCTCCACCAAGGGCCACGAAAGCGACGGGACTAAAGATTCGTCCGGAGGGATGGACGACTCTTTTGCGGTGAAGAAGAGACTGGCCATGCGTCTCAGCAGGGGGAAACGCGGCCCCCTGGACTCGTCTGAGGACCGGTTGTCGTCCTCCCTCTTGGGGAGCAGAGGCAGTACAGAGTCGGGCTACTTCTCCCGCTCTGAGAGCACGGAGCAGACCCAGGACAGCCCCCCAAACACAAGTGCCAAAAGCTACGCCGAAATCATCCTGGGTAAATACGGACGTCTGGGACACCTGCAGAGGATGTCTCGTCAGCAAAACCAGCAGCTGTCAGGTGAAGAGGAGAAAAACATCCCGTTTACAGTGCCCAAGAAGCAAGTCATTGACCACATCACCAAGCTCATTACCATCAACGAAGCTGTGGTGGACACTAGTAAGATTGACAGTGTGAAACCCAGGAGATTCTCCCTCTCCAGAAAGGCCAGCTCAGAGTCCCAAAAAAGTGTAAATATTAAAGAGCCTATCATGGATCTCCCTAAGAGTGAGGGACCTAGCTATAAAAATAGTGGCTCCATTACTATGGGTGTTCCATGTGAAAGATTTCAGCATCAGTCTCAAAAAGTAGACCCACTGGCTCCTCATACAACACCAGCTCCTCTGTTACGGAGTCAGTCCATGCCATTCACCACGAGTTCTTTAGATGCCTCAGGCAAAAGCCCCCCAAGGTTTCGCCAAAGTCAATCCTTTGAACAACGGACGCCTTCTCAGCTCCAAACGTCCCGTCGCTTTGGGACGCTACGACGGCAGCCGGCTGTTGAAATACCACTTGGTGCTGAACTTCCAAAAGAGGACCATTGCAGTTTTCACACATTTCACCCAGAAAACTTGAAAACCACGGTGCCTGACCACACGCCGCCGCGACTGCAACCCTACAAGTCTGAGGCATGTGGCACTGAGTGCAAAACCTGGGAAGGTTACAAACCCCACAAGCAAGGTGTTGGTTCAGCACAAAACTATGGAAACGTCAGCGTGTCGTTCGCTAACCAAAAGGACCACCCCAAGGTCATCATCCACTCGGTTCGACCGGGTGCGCAGGCCATGCGTAAAAGGCGCAAAGAAGAAAGCCTGGAATCCGACGACCCTTCCTCCCCGGTCGcgtgtccctccccctcccatgcGATCTCAGCACCTCCTCAATGCAGAAAGGAAAGCGCCGGTGCTCATGAAGACACCCAGAGACCCAAACCGCACACCCTCTCGGTGATCCAACACACGAGTTCATTTGAAAAACAGGACACGTCGTGCGCCGAGAACACACGCAAAGAACCGCCAAGCACGTCCCCGACACGTCAGGACCATCTCACGGCGCTTCAGAAGCCCCCCCACAAGCAACACCCGACCGACCCGACGCCCCGAAACCTAGTCCACCCACAAAACGTCCGGGTTCCTAAAATACTGGTGACGGAAGATTCGAACATGGACACCCAGTCGTCTTTCAGGACCACGCCTGCGTCGAAGCAGCCCGAGAAACAGGAGGAGTTCCAGTGGCCTCAGAGAAGCCCCACCCTGGCCCAGCTCCCCATCGAGAAGCTCCCGCCCAAGAAGAAGCGCTTACGCCTGGCGGAACTCGCCCAGTCCTCGGGGGAGTCCAGCTTCGACTCCGGCTCTCTCCCGCCACGTAGCCCCAGCCAGGACAGCAGCGCGTCCTACGCCTCCAGCCGCTCGGCGTCCTTCGAGGAGTCGGGCCGCCTCGACCTGGAGGTGAGCTCCTCTGCCACGCCACTGAGGAGGTCCAGAGCCTCCCACACGCTGACCGTCCCCGGGGTGCACCCGCACCGGGAGATGAGGCGGTCGGCCTCGGAGCAGGCCCCCCACGACGCCCAGCAGGGCGCCCTGATGTACGAGAACCGCAGCAAGTCCTTCGACTACAGCTGCCTCTCCCCCGAGCGCTCGGCCGTgggctggagggagaggaggaagtgcCTCCTCCTGAAACACAGCGCCGTCAGAGatccggaggaggaggtggaggagaagggcgCCGGTGGTGATGTGACAACGCCGTCCGCCCGTCTGCTCTCAGCGCTCGTCAGTGGCACCGCATCGTCATCCGACGGGACCTCGGGGGCTGCGGATCGCGGCGCCTTAGAGGTCGCGTCTCCTTTATCAGACGACAGGGTGTCGGGTACACCGGCCCGAGAGCTCTTCTCTCAGTGGAAACTCAGCCAGAATATTCAGCTGACAGGCAGGGGTGATCGCACTCCGTTTGACGGCCCCGCCGGTGAGGGGAGCTCCTCCGTCCAGACGGGACATCCCCCGGGCCTCCCCCCTCGATGCATCCAGCACTACCCGGGAACACAGGGTCTCTCCGGGGCAGCGCGGGCTCACTACCTCCCCATGTCCACGGGGCTGAAGCTCGAGATCCCCTCGCACACCAACAGGGAGTACTACAGGGTCCAAGCAAGCCCCCTTCCGACTCCCATCCCTTCTCCCCCAAACATAACCATAAACCCCGAATTGTTAAGACCCCTCCAATCCCCGTCGGTGGCGGTGCGTCTTCAAGCGGACACCTTCCTCCCGGCGTGCGCCATCTACACCACCCAGTCTCAGTCCGTCCCCCCGGGGTCCCCCCTCCGGCCCACCAGCATCGTCCCGTACATCGCCAGCGCCTCGACCTCGACGCCCCGTGGCCGCGGCAGCGCGGGTCCAGAGGCTTCGGATTGGTCCGAGGACCTGCTGAGGCCGCCGGGCACGGGCGGCAGCAAGCGGATGCTGTCGCCTTCGAACAGCATCGAGTTCAGCCCAgagtcccagcagcagcagaaacgggtgaaggaggagcagcagcaggaggaggaggaggagaggggcgtCAGGGACAAGGCGTTGGTCGACGCGGGAGGTCGAAGCGAGGAGGGCGACAACCGGCAGCGTCCCGGGGCGCGTTCAACCGCCAGACCGATCGGCGCGTCCTGCCTGAGTCTGGAGTCCGGCACCAGCAACAGCTGGTGCTACCTCAACTACATGAAGCCCAACCCGTTTGCGCTGGACGAGAGCAGGCCCTCTGTGTACTCCACCTGGTCCACCGGCAGCtacaaccccaacccccccgggATGTCCAGCAGGACGGCTCTGTCGCTGCTGCAGTGCAAGCAGAGCCTGGGCCCCACCATCTACACCACCTGCCCAATGGGCCTCAGCAGCGTGGAGCCCATCCGGGCGGAGGATCACCAGAGGCCCGTCGCCACGGAG GTCAGCAGCAGCTTGTCATGCGACAGAGAGCACGCCAGCAGCACCAGGGAGGAGGCCTTGTCAGCAGAAGACAGACGCTCAAATaaaggagatgaagaggagagggaggaggaggagggaccaaACCAGGCCGCTAAATATAGACACCCACCCCAGCCATGGACCTGTGGAGAAGG ATCCAGGCAGCAGTCTGGCCTAGTGTACGATCGCGGTGGACAGG GAAACCTGACGCAACACACGAAGGTTCCCGGGAAGACGCATTACAACGaggccccacccccacaccacaCGGATGAAG GCGTCTTTGACGGCGCGTCCTTTGACCACGTCGATGAGGAGCCCCCGGCAGAgttccccccggcccccccacagGAGCAGAGCGGCACGTccgacatcaacaacaacaacgaggaGGACGACCCCCACGAGGACGCAGGGGTCAAAGGCCGCCGCAGGGCTCCGCCGGCCTCTCCCACCAATCAGAACGCGGGAGAGCCCGGAGGCGGGGCCGGCGGGTCGCCCCCACGGACCCCCTCGGCCGGCTCCAGGCGGGCCCTGTTCGCCCGTCGGCAGCTCTCCCTGAGGACCCCCCCGCCGCCCGAGACCCCCCCGCCGCGGACCTCCAGCCCGTCTCCTGACCGCCACCCGGCGACGGTGGCCCCGGCGACAGGGGCCCTGGCTCGCACCCGGTCACCGCCCGGTCTCCCCCGTCCCCATTccccgccccccgtccccgcccccgcccccgccgtctcccccagctcctcccccgGCCTTCAGATCCACCCGTCCCCGGTCGGGGGGGCTTTGCCCTGCGGCGTTCACAGCCTGAGTTCTGCTCCCAAGGCGGGTAGCTCGGCTCCGACCGCCCCCCCACCGCGACTGGGAGCCGCCGCGGGGATTGGAACCAACACACAG gcCGCCCGGACCCTCCGCCCGGAcccgctgcccccccctccgCGCTCGCCCCCGGGGCTCCTGAGCCACCTGCCCCTCCACTCCCAGCAGCCGGCCGCCGGGGCCCCCCCCGGCCTGACCATCGCCATCGGGGGGATCCACATGATCCAGCCTCGACGGGCCCCTCCGTACCGCCCCGCGTGCGGCCCCGGCGCCGGGGGCCCGTCCCCGCTGAGAGGGcggctggagcaggaggaggaggaggagcaagaagAGGAGGCGGGCCCGAGCCCCTCGCACGGCGACGGGCGAGGGGCGTGCGAGGGGGGCCGGGGCCAGGGAGGAAGGAAACCGCCGGGGGCCGTGGCGTGA